In one Chryseobacterium camelliae genomic region, the following are encoded:
- a CDS encoding helix-turn-helix domain-containing protein, with product MTYTITDRLKKTGFSMNPLSYVIERNQGKKDFNTLEYFNVWFVFDDLEMIVEGHSYDVKGISTVFIGPHKSISFKDCEGKEAYVFSFSSIFYEQSSTDSVFLNSALFFHYGSEIFISPYTGDVPKDIMRYFLVNRLLDFQKKDERLFVSAAHNTLETIILDALLAINHEEIEKDEKLEYVSYVNRFRVMLQRDFKTEKKVSYYASALHISTRKLTSMTEFIAGKSAKEIIIDKLVNEFEKSVKYTTLTISEISYQLGFSDEANFTNFIKKHTGKKPTEFRSLVSCVFPFSI from the coding sequence ATGACGTATACAATTACAGACAGATTGAAAAAAACAGGGTTCAGCATGAATCCGTTAAGCTATGTTATTGAAAGAAATCAGGGCAAAAAAGACTTTAATACCTTAGAGTATTTTAATGTATGGTTTGTGTTTGATGATCTGGAAATGATCGTAGAAGGTCACAGCTATGATGTAAAAGGAATCAGTACTGTTTTTATCGGTCCACATAAAAGTATAAGCTTTAAGGACTGCGAAGGAAAAGAAGCATATGTATTTTCCTTTTCATCGATCTTTTATGAGCAATCTTCCACCGATTCTGTTTTTCTGAATTCCGCTTTGTTTTTTCATTACGGAAGTGAAATTTTTATTTCTCCATATACAGGAGATGTTCCTAAAGACATTATGAGGTATTTTTTGGTGAACCGATTGTTGGATTTTCAGAAAAAAGATGAAAGACTTTTCGTTTCCGCTGCTCATAATACTCTTGAAACAATAATACTTGACGCGTTATTGGCAATCAATCATGAAGAGATTGAAAAAGATGAAAAACTGGAATATGTATCTTATGTCAACAGGTTCAGGGTGATGCTTCAAAGAGATTTCAAAACGGAGAAAAAAGTTTCTTATTACGCCAGCGCTCTTCATATTTCTACAAGAAAGCTTACAAGCATGACCGAATTTATTGCAGGAAAATCGGCGAAAGAAATCATTATTGATAAGTTGGTGAATGAATTTGAGAAATCTGTAAAATATACAACGCTTACGATCTCTGAAATTTCCTATCAGTTAGGATTTTCGGATGAGGCTAACTTTACCAATTTTATTAAAAAACATACAGGAAAAAAACCTACTGAATTCAGAAGTCTTGTAAGTTGTGTCTTTCCGTTTTCAATTTAA
- a CDS encoding malate dehydrogenase yields the protein MKVTVVGAGAVGASCAEYIAMKNFCSEVVLVDIKEGFAEGKAMDLMQTASLNGFDTKITGTTGDYSKTAGSHVAVITSGIPRKPGMTREELIGINAGIVKEVTENLVKHSPNVIIIVVSNPMDTMAYLVHKTSGLPKNRIIGMGGALDSARFKYRLAEALESPISDVDGMVIAAHSDTGMLPLLSKATRNGVPVTEFLDEEQQKYVIEETKVGGATLTKLLGTSAWYAPGAAVSVMVQAIACDQKKMIPCSLMLEGEYGQNDICLGVPAIIGANGVEKIVNITLTAEEQLKFAEAAQAVREVNGDLKF from the coding sequence ATGAAAGTAACTGTAGTAGGAGCAGGCGCTGTAGGGGCAAGCTGTGCAGAATACATCGCTATGAAAAACTTCTGTTCAGAGGTAGTTTTGGTAGACATTAAAGAAGGATTTGCTGAAGGTAAAGCAATGGATTTGATGCAAACAGCATCGTTGAACGGATTTGATACAAAAATTACCGGAACAACAGGAGATTACAGTAAAACTGCAGGTTCTCATGTAGCTGTTATCACTTCAGGAATTCCAAGAAAACCGGGAATGACGAGAGAAGAATTGATCGGTATCAACGCAGGAATTGTAAAAGAAGTTACTGAAAACCTGGTAAAGCATTCTCCAAACGTAATTATTATTGTGGTTTCTAACCCAATGGATACAATGGCTTATCTGGTACACAAAACTTCTGGTCTTCCTAAAAACAGAATTATCGGAATGGGAGGTGCTTTAGATTCTGCAAGATTTAAATACAGATTGGCTGAAGCATTGGAAAGCCCGATTTCTGATGTGGATGGAATGGTAATTGCAGCTCACAGTGATACAGGTATGCTTCCTCTATTGAGCAAAGCAACCAGAAACGGTGTTCCGGTAACAGAATTTTTAGATGAAGAGCAACAAAAATATGTAATTGAAGAAACTAAAGTAGGAGGAGCAACTCTTACGAAATTATTAGGAACTTCTGCTTGGTATGCTCCAGGTGCAGCAGTTTCTGTAATGGTTCAGGCAATTGCATGTGATCAAAAGAAAATGATTCCTTGTTCTCTAATGCTTGAAGGAGAATACGGACAAAATGATATCTGCTTAGGTGTTCCTGCAATTATTGGAGCAAACGGTGTGGAAAAAATCGTAAACATTACCCTTACTGCTGAAGAGCAATTGAAGTTTGCTGAAGCGGCTCAGGCTGTAAGAGAAGTAAATGGCGATTTAAAGTTTTAA
- a CDS encoding T9SS type A sorting domain-containing protein, giving the protein MYLQKYTFLIINFIAALLLSTNVNAQITVDGNTNDWASTLNAQPLKAFVRDANDTNDDSFTQGASDLGLISSWKWSNGQTNNKGDISNAAAVMVGNRIYFAGDRTAINGSAQIGFWFFKRGVAKGAEPDFVGVHEIGDLLVLSNFTNGGGVSELRIYRWVGSGGSDNQLDLIATTFDGFVNQTYQPTPIYPDWTYQGNNVPSVGVPPPNVYATGSFFEGSIDLSQFGLDPCFSSFLLETRNSPSVTAALQDFAGGKFNSMPDPPTVTNAERCGPGAVTLSANCTTGNGVRWYSAASGGNPLTTADGVSANGTSLTVDITSNVTYYVACIRSGGQCESERVPVTGTIKSPPTVTLSGGPILCHGGTATITATVTGGSGNYSYAWMKDNNPFNNPGGGNVIQNAGPGMYSVVITDTTQGCASAQSNSITLADPAEIILNITSGSILCHGGMSTLTANASGGTGSYIYLWSNGETTQSIQAVAGSYSVSVTDANSCSASASVTVSEPEQLAVNIGSTSILCHGGMSTLTANVSGGTGSYTYLWSNGETTASIQVGAGSYSVSVTDANSCSASATVTVSEPEQLAVNIGSTSILCHGGMSTLTANTSGGTGSYTYLWSNGETTQSIQVIAGSYSVSVTDANSCSASATVTVSEPEQLAVNIGNTSILCHGGMSTLTANVSGGTGSYTYLWSNGETTQSIQVIAGSYSVSVTDANSCSASATVTVSEPEQLAVNIGSTSILCHGGMSTLTANVSGGTGSYIYLWSNGETTQSIQVIAGSYSVSVTDANSCSASATVTVSEPEQLAVNIGNTSISCHGGISTLTANASGGTGSYTYLWSNGETTQSIQVIAGSYSVSVTDANSCNASASTTVSEPEPLVLTIDKGDVICLGGTATVSANVTGGTSPYSYLWSNGATTQTVSLPIGNFSVVVTDSNGCTISKDFEVKMLACNGFTTVTQGGWGAKASGNNWGTYRDMNFASAFPVGLTVGAGSRFLKLTTAKAVDDFLPSSTTARMLNAGTMINPGTSYRNVLAGQVVALTLNLRFDQVNPSFSSSATWLGDLIVISGTFAGWTVSQVLAEANNVLGGVASSYSADQMNAIVDAINNNYDNGTVNLGLLGCPCSPSVSPLAKDSAGNREVMIQNSNASVNDDSKVYPNPTRGDINLSFENAEGGDVSAYLFNSSGRMVADLSKNVSRHGNRVTISYQNYGLLEGIYILTVKASKFEKSYKIMIRK; this is encoded by the coding sequence ATGTATTTACAAAAATATACTTTTTTAATCATCAATTTTATAGCTGCTTTATTACTCAGTACAAATGTAAATGCACAAATAACGGTTGATGGTAATACAAATGACTGGGCATCGACCCTCAATGCGCAACCGCTTAAAGCTTTTGTGCGAGATGCAAATGATACCAATGACGATTCTTTCACACAAGGAGCTTCCGATTTAGGATTAATTTCTTCATGGAAATGGAGTAATGGGCAAACCAATAATAAAGGTGATATATCGAATGCTGCGGCAGTAATGGTAGGGAATAGGATTTATTTTGCAGGTGACAGAACTGCCATAAACGGAAGTGCCCAGATTGGCTTTTGGTTTTTTAAACGAGGAGTAGCTAAAGGAGCTGAACCTGATTTTGTTGGAGTTCATGAAATCGGTGATTTACTGGTTTTGTCAAATTTCACTAATGGAGGCGGGGTTTCGGAGCTTCGTATTTACCGTTGGGTTGGCTCTGGAGGATCTGATAATCAGCTGGATTTGATAGCGACTACTTTTGATGGATTTGTGAATCAGACCTATCAGCCGACACCAATTTATCCTGACTGGACCTATCAAGGTAATAATGTACCGTCTGTAGGGGTTCCTCCTCCTAATGTATATGCAACAGGTTCCTTCTTTGAAGGTTCTATAGATTTATCACAGTTTGGATTAGATCCATGTTTCTCTAGTTTTTTATTGGAAACTAGAAATTCACCGTCTGTTACAGCTGCTTTACAGGATTTTGCTGGAGGAAAATTTAATTCTATGCCAGATCCTCCTACAGTAACCAACGCTGAAAGATGCGGACCTGGAGCTGTAACTTTATCTGCCAATTGTACAACAGGTAATGGAGTAAGATGGTATAGTGCTGCCTCCGGGGGTAACCCATTAACTACAGCAGATGGCGTTTCAGCCAACGGAACTTCATTAACTGTGGATATTACCTCTAATGTAACATATTATGTTGCCTGCATCAGAAGCGGAGGACAATGTGAAAGTGAAAGAGTGCCTGTAACTGGAACTATAAAATCACCGCCAACAGTAACATTATCTGGCGGTCCTATATTGTGCCATGGCGGTACAGCTACAATTACTGCAACAGTAACCGGAGGTTCCGGAAATTATTCTTATGCATGGATGAAAGATAATAATCCGTTCAATAATCCTGGCGGAGGAAATGTTATCCAAAATGCAGGTCCCGGAATGTATTCTGTGGTTATTACAGATACTACACAGGGATGTGCCTCGGCTCAGTCTAACAGTATTACTCTGGCAGATCCGGCTGAAATTATTCTAAATATTACATCAGGCAGTATTTTATGTCATGGCGGAATGTCTACATTAACGGCTAATGCAAGTGGAGGAACCGGAAGCTATATTTATTTATGGTCAAACGGAGAGACTACTCAGAGCATACAAGCAGTAGCAGGTTCTTATTCCGTAAGTGTAACTGATGCCAACTCATGCAGTGCTTCAGCTTCCGTTACCGTTTCCGAACCTGAACAATTGGCTGTCAATATCGGCAGTACTTCGATTTTATGTCATGGCGGAATGTCTACCTTAACGGCTAATGTAAGTGGCGGAACCGGAAGTTATACTTATTTATGGTCTAATGGTGAAACTACTGCAAGCATACAGGTTGGAGCAGGTTCCTATTCCGTAAGTGTAACTGATGCAAACTCATGCAGTGCTTCAGCTACCGTTACAGTTTCCGAACCTGAACAATTGGCTGTCAATATCGGCAGTACTTCTATTTTATGTCATGGCGGAATGTCTACTTTAACGGCTAATACAAGTGGAGGAACCGGAAGTTATACTTATTTATGGTCAAACGGAGAGACTACCCAAAGCATACAAGTTATAGCAGGCTCTTATTCCGTAAGTGTAACCGATGCGAATTCTTGTAGTGCATCAGCTACCGTTACCGTTTCCGAACCAGAACAATTGGCTGTCAATATTGGTAATACTTCTATTTTATGTCATGGCGGAATGTCTACCTTAACGGCTAATGTAAGTGGCGGAACCGGAAGTTATACTTATTTATGGTCTAACGGCGAAACTACCCAAAGCATACAAGTTATAGCAGGTTCTTATTCCGTAAGTGTAACCGATGCGAATTCTTGTAGTGCATCAGCTACCGTTACCGTTTCCGAACCAGAACAATTGGCTGTCAATATTGGCAGTACTTCTATTTTATGTCATGGCGGAATGTCTACCTTAACGGCTAATGTAAGTGGAGGAACCGGAAGCTATATTTATTTATGGTCAAACGGAGAGACTACCCAAAGCATACAAGTTATAGCAGGCTCTTATTCCGTAAGTGTAACCGATGCGAATTCTTGTAGTGCATCAGCTACCGTTACCGTTTCCGAACCAGAACAATTGGCTGTCAATATTGGTAATACTTCGATTTCATGTCATGGTGGAATATCTACATTAACGGCTAATGCAAGTGGAGGAACCGGAAGTTATACTTATTTATGGTCAAACGGAGAGACTACCCAAAGCATACAAGTTATAGCAGGCTCTTATTCCGTAAGTGTAACTGATGCTAACTCATGTAATGCATCAGCATCTACTACAGTTTCTGAACCAGAACCTTTAGTATTAACTATTGATAAAGGAGATGTTATTTGTCTGGGAGGAACTGCCACAGTAAGTGCCAATGTAACAGGAGGAACTTCGCCTTATTCTTATCTATGGTCTAACGGAGCTACCACTCAAACAGTAAGTTTACCGATCGGTAATTTCTCAGTAGTAGTAACAGACTCTAACGGATGTACTATTTCTAAGGATTTCGAAGTAAAAATGCTTGCTTGTAATGGCTTTACAACTGTTACCCAAGGAGGATGGGGTGCAAAAGCATCCGGAAACAATTGGGGTACATATCGTGATATGAATTTTGCATCAGCATTCCCTGTTGGTTTAACAGTTGGTGCTGGCAGCAGATTCTTGAAACTTACAACTGCTAAAGCTGTTGATGATTTCTTGCCAAGTTCAACTACTGCCAGAATGTTGAATGCCGGAACCATGATAAACCCTGGAACTAGCTACAGAAATGTATTGGCAGGACAAGTTGTTGCATTAACTCTAAACCTTAGATTCGATCAGGTAAACCCATCGTTCTCTTCTTCAGCAACATGGTTGGGTGATCTTATTGTAATCTCCGGAACATTTGCAGGCTGGACTGTTAGTCAGGTGTTAGCAGAAGCTAATAATGTTTTAGGAGGAGTTGCATCAAGCTATTCTGCAGATCAAATGAATGCAATTGTAGATGCAATCAATAACAATTATGATAACGGAACAGTGAATTTAGGTTTATTAGGTTGTCCTTGTTCACCATCTGTTAGTCCATTGGCAAAAGATTCTGCAGGAAATAGAGAAGTAATGATTCAAAATTCAAACGCTTCTGTAAATGACGATTCTAAAGTATATCCTAATCCAACAAGAGGAGATATTAACTTAAGCTTCGAAAATGCAGAAGGTGGAGATGTGAGCGCTTACTTATTTAACTCCAGTGGAAGAATGGTTGCAGATTTAAGTAAAAATGTTTCCAGACATGGAAACAGAGTAACGATAAGCTATCAAAACTATGGTTTATTAGAAGGTATTTATATTTTAACTGTAAAAGCCTCTAAATTTGAAAAATCATATAAAATCATGATAAGAAAATAA
- a CDS encoding nucleoid-associated protein, with product MFSKIIVHRVGNKINGESLILSQEELQLEEGMAELLENYFLGSFKSEETFHFYSDSYLVNNPVYSAVSEIFDDKAKFLWESENIAKHLFESAENPRVQGGELFVVYFEDERENGEKVDKIGIFKTEKRESFLKISPQDESFEIEKDMGIGLSKIDKAALIYNNDKETGYVLSVVDNNKNGDMYYWFEDFLKVKQRDDEYFHTQEALMVYKDYITKQLPQEFEVSKADQADFLNKSINFFKEKEEFKLDEFASEVLGDEHVIESFNNFKTDYEQDMQINIAEEFPINEAAVKKTQRHFKSIIKLDKNFHIYIHGDRQKLATGEDEKGKYYMLYFDKEV from the coding sequence ATGTTTTCAAAAATTATAGTACACAGAGTCGGAAATAAAATCAACGGAGAATCTTTAATACTTTCTCAGGAAGAATTGCAGTTGGAAGAAGGAATGGCAGAACTGCTGGAAAATTACTTTTTGGGATCGTTCAAGTCTGAGGAAACTTTCCATTTTTATAGTGACTCTTATTTGGTGAATAACCCTGTTTACAGTGCTGTATCTGAAATTTTTGACGATAAGGCAAAGTTTCTTTGGGAATCTGAAAACATCGCAAAACATCTTTTTGAATCTGCAGAAAACCCAAGAGTTCAGGGTGGAGAATTGTTTGTTGTTTATTTTGAAGACGAAAGGGAAAATGGTGAAAAAGTTGATAAAATCGGCATTTTTAAAACGGAAAAAAGAGAGTCTTTCTTAAAAATTTCTCCTCAGGATGAAAGCTTTGAGATTGAAAAAGATATGGGGATCGGATTGTCTAAAATCGACAAGGCGGCTTTAATCTACAATAATGATAAAGAAACCGGTTATGTACTTTCTGTAGTTGACAACAACAAAAACGGGGATATGTACTATTGGTTTGAAGATTTTTTAAAAGTAAAGCAGCGTGATGATGAATATTTTCACACACAGGAAGCTTTAATGGTATATAAAGACTATATCACGAAGCAATTGCCGCAGGAATTTGAAGTTTCGAAGGCGGATCAGGCGGATTTTTTGAATAAATCGATTAATTTCTTTAAAGAAAAAGAAGAATTCAAGCTGGATGAATTTGCCAGTGAAGTGTTGGGAGATGAGCATGTAATCGAGAGTTTTAACAATTTTAAAACCGATTATGAGCAGGATATGCAGATCAATATTGCAGAGGAATTTCCAATCAACGAGGCTGCAGTGAAAAAAACACAAAGACATTTTAAAAGTATCATTAAACTGGATAAGAATTTCCATATCTATATTCATGGTGACCGCCAGAAACTGGCAACCGGTGAAGATGAAAAAGGGAAGTATTATATGCTGTATTTTGATAAAGAAGTATAA
- a CDS encoding DUF7674 family protein has translation MVNVNMQAINQKTAMEYLKFFYPPLRNEITQLSLQDNFAGVIQTTINYLKRLLQESKVNIIAHHIKLMDMIYKNGDSYVKSIIENIFVRSFESFKKHGKIQHWKVLYQNMPVSFQVIYNDQRKQDKIFFGK, from the coding sequence ATGGTGAACGTAAATATGCAAGCTATCAACCAGAAAACAGCTATGGAGTATTTAAAATTTTTCTACCCACCTTTACGAAACGAAATCACACAATTATCTTTACAGGATAATTTCGCAGGTGTTATTCAAACAACCATCAACTACTTAAAAAGGCTTTTGCAGGAATCGAAAGTCAACATCATTGCCCATCACATTAAGCTTATGGATATGATTTATAAAAACGGGGATTCGTATGTAAAAAGCATTATTGAAAATATCTTCGTACGATCTTTCGAAAGCTTTAAGAAACATGGAAAAATCCAGCACTGGAAAGTTTTGTATCAAAATATGCCTGTAAGCTTCCAGGTAATCTACAACGACCAGCGAAAACAGGATAAAATATTCTTTGGTAAATAA
- a CDS encoding thioredoxin family protein: MKFSRILMILGLFLFQLNFAQEKADVVLNKALTEAKSKNKNVLLVFHASWCKWCHVMEKNMNLPETKPVFEKKFVTAYVDVQEMKEKKALENPGGEELMKKYKGEEAGLPFWLILNPKGEVLADSFNEKGENLGCPSTAEEVAAFTAKLEKSSKMNKAELQTIEKVFTKKN; the protein is encoded by the coding sequence ATGAAATTTTCAAGAATCTTGATGATATTGGGATTATTCCTGTTTCAGTTAAATTTCGCTCAGGAAAAAGCAGATGTTGTATTAAACAAAGCGCTTACCGAGGCAAAATCAAAAAATAAAAATGTACTACTTGTTTTTCACGCCTCATGGTGCAAATGGTGTCATGTGATGGAAAAAAATATGAATCTTCCGGAAACCAAACCGGTTTTTGAGAAGAAATTTGTTACAGCCTATGTTGATGTTCAGGAAATGAAGGAGAAGAAAGCTCTTGAAAATCCCGGTGGCGAAGAGCTGATGAAAAAATATAAAGGAGAAGAGGCCGGTCTTCCGTTTTGGCTGATCCTGAATCCGAAAGGTGAAGTTCTTGCTGATTCCTTTAATGAAAAAGGAGAGAATCTTGGCTGTCCTTCAACGGCTGAAGAAGTAGCTGCTTTTACCGCAAAACTGGAGAAGTCTTCAAAAATGAATAAAGCAGAGCTCCAAACCATAGAAAAGGTTTTTACAAAAAAGAACTAA
- the dnaK gene encoding molecular chaperone DnaK has protein sequence MSKIIGIDLGTTNSCVAVMEGKDPVVIPNAEGKRTTPSIVAFTEDGERKVGDPAKRQAVTNPKKTVYSIKRFIGTHFKEDAKEISRVPYEVVAGPNDTVKVKIDDREYTPQEISAMTLQKMKKTAEDYLGQEVTRAVITVPAYFNDAQRQATKEAGEIAGLKVERIINEPTAAALAYGLDKNHKDQKIAVYDLGGGTFDISILDLGDGVFEVLSTNGDTHLGGDDFDDVIINWMADEFKAEEGVDLKADAIALQRLKEAAEKAKIELSSSPQTEINLPYITATATGPKHLVKTLTKAKFEQLSADLVRRSMEPVAKALKDAGLSTSDIDEVILVGGSTRIPIIQEEVEKFFGKKPSKGVNPDEVVAIGAAIQGGVLTGDVKDVLLLDVTPLSLGIETMGSVFTKLIEANTTIPTKKSEVFSTASDNQPAVSIRVGQGERPMFNDNKEIGRFDLTDIPPAPRGVPQIEVTFDIDANGILSVSAKDKGTGKEQTIKIQASSGLSDEEIERMKKEAQENSAADAKKKEEVEIFNKADGLIFQTEKQLKEFGEKLSADKKAAIEAAHGELKTAFEAKNADDVKAKTEALDAAWMAASEELYAAGQQPGADAGAQNAGNAGAEDVQDADFEEVK, from the coding sequence ATGAGTAAAATAATTGGTATTGACTTAGGAACAACCAACTCTTGTGTTGCTGTAATGGAGGGTAAAGACCCTGTTGTTATTCCTAATGCTGAAGGTAAAAGAACAACTCCTTCTATTGTAGCATTTACAGAAGACGGAGAAAGAAAAGTAGGAGATCCTGCAAAAAGACAAGCGGTAACGAATCCAAAGAAAACGGTATATTCAATTAAAAGATTTATCGGAACTCACTTCAAAGAAGATGCGAAAGAAATTTCAAGAGTACCTTATGAAGTAGTTGCCGGACCAAATGATACGGTAAAAGTAAAAATCGACGACAGAGAATATACTCCGCAAGAAATTTCTGCAATGACGCTTCAGAAAATGAAGAAAACTGCTGAAGATTATCTTGGACAGGAAGTAACGAGAGCGGTAATTACTGTTCCTGCTTACTTCAACGATGCACAAAGACAAGCTACTAAAGAAGCTGGTGAAATTGCAGGTCTTAAAGTAGAAAGAATTATCAACGAGCCTACTGCTGCTGCGTTAGCTTACGGTCTTGATAAAAACCATAAAGATCAGAAAATCGCTGTGTATGACCTTGGAGGGGGTACTTTCGATATCTCTATCCTTGATTTGGGAGACGGTGTATTCGAAGTATTGTCTACAAACGGTGATACTCACTTAGGAGGTGATGATTTTGATGATGTGATCATCAACTGGATGGCTGATGAATTCAAAGCTGAAGAAGGTGTAGATTTAAAAGCTGATGCGATTGCTCTTCAAAGATTGAAAGAAGCTGCTGAAAAAGCTAAGATTGAATTATCCTCTTCTCCACAAACTGAAATCAACTTACCATATATCACAGCTACAGCTACAGGTCCTAAGCACTTGGTTAAGACTTTAACTAAAGCTAAATTTGAGCAATTGTCTGCAGACTTGGTAAGAAGATCTATGGAGCCGGTTGCTAAAGCATTGAAAGATGCAGGATTGTCAACTTCAGATATCGACGAAGTAATTTTGGTAGGAGGTTCTACAAGAATCCCGATCATCCAGGAAGAAGTAGAAAAATTCTTCGGTAAAAAACCTTCAAAAGGAGTTAACCCGGATGAGGTGGTAGCGATTGGTGCTGCTATCCAGGGAGGTGTATTGACAGGTGATGTAAAAGATGTATTGCTTCTTGACGTTACTCCGCTTTCTTTAGGTATCGAAACAATGGGTTCTGTTTTCACTAAATTAATTGAAGCGAACACTACGATCCCAACTAAAAAATCTGAGGTATTCTCTACTGCTTCTGATAACCAGCCGGCTGTAAGCATCAGAGTAGGACAGGGGGAAAGACCAATGTTCAACGACAACAAAGAAATCGGTAGATTCGATCTTACAGATATTCCACCGGCGCCAAGAGGAGTTCCTCAAATCGAAGTTACTTTCGATATCGACGCAAACGGTATCTTAAGTGTTTCTGCTAAAGATAAAGGAACCGGTAAAGAACAAACAATCAAAATTCAGGCGTCTTCAGGTCTTTCTGACGAAGAAATCGAAAGAATGAAAAAAGAAGCTCAGGAAAATTCTGCGGCAGATGCTAAGAAGAAAGAAGAAGTTGAAATCTTCAATAAAGCTGACGGATTGATCTTCCAGACTGAAAAGCAATTGAAGGAATTCGGTGAAAAACTTTCTGCTGACAAAAAAGCAGCAATTGAAGCGGCTCACGGAGAATTAAAAACAGCTTTCGAAGCTAAAAATGCTGATGATGTAAAAGCTAAAACTGAAGCTTTAGATGCAGCTTGGATGGCAGCTTCAGAAGAACTATACGCGGCTGGTCAACAACCGGGTGCTGATGCAGGAGCTCAGAACGCCGGAAATGCAGGTGCAGAAGATGTACAGGATGCAGACTTCGAAGAAGTAAAATAA